From a single Polyangium spumosum genomic region:
- a CDS encoding thioredoxin family protein, whose protein sequence is MSLRPLLVLPLLLLACNKETPSPAPEAKAPDAKTPTAAASDKPAAAAEIGKPAPDFTLTDDEGKSHHLADYRGKTVVLEWFNAGCPFVKASHTKGSLKGLSKRAAEKGVVWLAINSSAPGKQGHGAESVAEGRKAFGFENPVLVDASGKVGKMYGATNTPHMYVIDAQGTLVYRGAIDNSPDGEGESPKDGKLVNHVEEALDDLAAGKPVRTPETKAYGCGVKYGS, encoded by the coding sequence ATGTCCCTACGCCCCCTCCTCGTCCTCCCGCTCCTCCTCCTCGCCTGCAACAAGGAGACCCCCTCCCCCGCGCCCGAGGCGAAGGCCCCGGACGCGAAGACCCCGACGGCCGCGGCCTCGGACAAGCCGGCCGCCGCCGCCGAGATCGGAAAGCCCGCACCCGATTTCACGCTCACCGATGACGAGGGCAAATCCCACCACCTCGCCGATTACCGCGGCAAGACCGTCGTCCTCGAGTGGTTCAACGCCGGTTGCCCCTTCGTCAAGGCCTCGCACACGAAGGGCTCGCTCAAGGGGCTGTCGAAGCGCGCGGCCGAGAAGGGCGTCGTCTGGCTCGCGATCAACTCGTCCGCCCCCGGAAAGCAAGGGCACGGGGCCGAGAGCGTCGCGGAGGGGCGAAAGGCGTTTGGCTTCGAGAACCCCGTGCTCGTCGACGCGTCCGGAAAGGTCGGCAAGATGTACGGCGCCACGAATACGCCGCACATGTACGTCATCGACGCGCAAGGCACCCTCGTCTACCGCGGCGCGATCGACAACTCGCCCGACGGCGAGGGCGAGTCGCCGAAGGACGGGAAACTCGTGAACCACGTCGAGGAGGCCCTCGACGACCTCGCCGCCGGCAAGCCCGTGCGCACGCCCGAGACCAAAGCCTACGGCTGCGGCGTGAAGTACGGCTCGTAA
- a CDS encoding serine/threonine-protein kinase — MSKPTPPDGPSHAAFDDAVTLPRAAQAQAGPEPSAMLLSGSDLQERGQGSLLEDELATLVGKLISDRYVVHELIGHGGMGAVYRGEQVHLRKRVAIKVLRPDMARMVELAVRFEREAIAGAHVSHPNVVAAIDFGKLDDGSQFLILEYVEGTSLKDLIEAGPLPLDRALSIGRQLAMALGAVHEKSIVHRDVKPQNILVDTRETVKLLDFGLAKVRVELLSDQGRHAKPSPALTGVGMVMGTFAYMAPEAARGMEGVDARSDLYALGVVMYEMLTGLRPFDEKDPALHLKKIRSEEAPPMRERAPEIKVPPRIEAVVMRLLAREPERRFASANEALAALDEAAAAPEKELEKALEKALEGELAKAPEKAAAPAPKPAGKGLDKRALFLMAAGLSALAVLLLVVVLVRSGSSESTDEDEAAAPATTAAPTGTSRAAVPANVPTEIDGADATEWAERLRRAASKKEWRPGAKAFLALAKLDPERLTGNEMRGDVVGVVAGIGFETSFAESDQVFDALEKELGTGGLDVLFHVVRTRGGTKASRRAHDILGKAGTMDRATPALRVAFELRKAACHDKRALFSRAAEEGDGRALDELLITKDTPCSARRDPCCYREDAEIKEAISKLRAKLGG, encoded by the coding sequence ATGTCGAAGCCCACGCCGCCGGACGGGCCCTCCCACGCCGCCTTCGACGACGCCGTCACGCTGCCACGCGCGGCGCAGGCCCAAGCAGGCCCCGAGCCGAGCGCCATGTTGCTCTCCGGCTCCGACCTCCAGGAGCGGGGCCAGGGCTCGCTCCTCGAGGACGAGCTCGCCACGCTCGTGGGCAAGCTCATCTCGGACCGGTACGTCGTGCACGAGCTCATCGGGCACGGCGGCATGGGGGCCGTCTACCGCGGCGAGCAGGTGCACCTGCGCAAGCGCGTGGCCATCAAGGTCCTGCGGCCGGACATGGCCCGTATGGTCGAGCTCGCGGTGCGGTTCGAACGCGAGGCCATCGCGGGCGCACACGTGAGCCACCCGAACGTGGTCGCCGCCATCGATTTCGGCAAGCTCGACGACGGCTCGCAGTTCTTGATCCTGGAGTACGTCGAGGGCACGTCGCTCAAGGATCTCATCGAGGCAGGCCCGCTGCCCCTCGATCGCGCGCTCTCCATCGGCCGGCAGCTCGCAATGGCCCTCGGGGCGGTGCACGAAAAGAGCATCGTCCACCGCGACGTGAAGCCCCAGAACATCCTCGTCGACACCAGAGAGACGGTAAAGCTGCTCGATTTTGGCCTCGCCAAGGTGCGCGTCGAGCTGCTCTCGGATCAGGGCCGTCACGCAAAGCCGAGCCCGGCGCTGACGGGCGTGGGCATGGTCATGGGGACGTTCGCGTACATGGCGCCCGAGGCGGCGCGGGGCATGGAGGGCGTGGACGCGCGCTCGGATCTGTATGCGCTCGGCGTCGTGATGTACGAGATGCTCACGGGCCTACGCCCGTTCGACGAGAAGGATCCGGCGCTGCACCTGAAGAAGATCCGCAGCGAGGAGGCGCCGCCGATGCGGGAGCGGGCGCCGGAGATCAAGGTGCCGCCGCGGATCGAGGCCGTCGTGATGCGGCTGCTCGCGCGGGAGCCGGAGCGCAGGTTCGCGTCGGCGAACGAGGCGCTCGCGGCGCTCGACGAGGCGGCCGCGGCGCCGGAGAAGGAGCTCGAAAAGGCGCTGGAGAAGGCGCTCGAAGGCGAGCTCGCGAAGGCGCCGGAGAAGGCCGCCGCGCCCGCGCCGAAGCCCGCGGGCAAAGGCCTCGACAAACGCGCGCTTTTCCTGATGGCCGCGGGCCTCTCGGCCCTGGCCGTGCTCCTGCTCGTGGTGGTGCTCGTGCGCAGCGGCTCGTCGGAATCCACGGACGAGGACGAGGCCGCCGCCCCCGCCACGACCGCGGCGCCGACCGGGACGAGCCGGGCCGCCGTGCCGGCGAACGTGCCGACCGAGATCGACGGCGCGGACGCGACGGAGTGGGCCGAGCGGCTGCGGCGGGCGGCGTCGAAAAAAGAATGGCGGCCGGGCGCGAAGGCCTTCCTCGCCCTCGCCAAGCTCGATCCCGAGCGCCTCACGGGCAATGAAATGCGCGGCGACGTGGTCGGCGTCGTCGCGGGGATCGGCTTCGAGACGAGCTTCGCCGAGTCGGACCAGGTCTTCGACGCGCTCGAAAAGGAGCTCGGCACGGGCGGGCTCGACGTGCTCTTCCACGTGGTGCGCACGCGGGGCGGCACGAAGGCGAGCCGCCGCGCCCACGACATCCTCGGAAAGGCGGGGACCATGGACCGCGCCACGCCCGCGTTACGCGTGGCCTTCGAGCTGCGCAAAGCGGCCTGTCACGACAAGCGCGCGCTTTTTTCGAGGGCCGCCGAGGAGGGCGACGGGCGCGCGCTCGACGAGCTCTTGATCACCAAGGACACCCCCTGCTCGGCGAGGCGTGATCCGTGTTGTTATCGGGAGGACGCGGAGATCAAGGAGGCGATCAGCAAGCTCCGGGCGAAGCTCGGGGGGTGA